Proteins encoded together in one Miscanthus floridulus cultivar M001 chromosome 16, ASM1932011v1, whole genome shotgun sequence window:
- the LOC136510466 gene encoding uncharacterized protein, with the protein MAGTLYQYYDQVLGTIFVRSRRFDLGLIGLPSVDLSNLEVCFTKAEIWAVISEMSNDKAPGPNGFTGSFYKKAWPIIKDDIVNAFNAFWARDTRSLNLLNDAYMILLRKKEQPEEIRDYRPISLIHSFGKLIIKMPSKKTGNGAGQLGSAKPNSAYTTTSKRLDDLLVLKGAVELFGLASGLFSNLDKSVATPIGCSEQELELVRDTLSCKVETFPCRYLEIPLSIFKLRKGDEQRLVDSVASRIPQWKGRLLNMAGRTALARATLSAIPIHMFIALCLSQWAIEQIDKRRRTFIWCGEQTVTAGKCKVAWKTVYKPRELGGQGVIDL; encoded by the exons ATGGCTGGCACTTTGTACCAATACTATGACCAAGTCCTGGGCACCATCTTTGTTCGCTCTCGGAGATTCGACCTTGGTCTTATTGGGCTGCCCTCGGTGGACCTTTCCAACCTGGAGGTGTGCTTTACTAAGGCCGAGATTTGGGCGGTGATCTCCGAAATGTCGAACGACAAGGCGCCAGGGCCCAATGGATTCACAGGCAGCTTCTACAAGAAGGCCTGGCCCATAATCAAGGATGACATCGTGAATGCCTTCAACGCATTTTGGGCTCGCGACACCAGAAGCCTCAACTTGCTTAACGATGCTTACATGATCCTGCTGAGGAAGAAGGAGCAGCCCGAGGAGATCAGAGACTATCGCCCCATTAGTCTCATTCATAGTTTTGGCAAGCTGATCATAAAAATGCCTAGCAAGAAGACTGGGAATGGTGCTGGACAGCTTGGTTCGGCCAAACCAAACAGTGCATACACGACAACTTCCAAACG ATTGGATGATCTGCTGGTCCTGAAAGGGGCGGTGGAGCTCTTTGGCCTAGCATCTGGTCTGTTCTCCAACTTGGATAAGAGCGTAGCTACTCCAATCGGTTGCTCTGAGCAGGAGTTAGAACTGGTGCGTGATACTTTGTCGTGCAAGGTCGAGACCTTCCCATGTCGCTACCTGGAGATTCCTCTATCAATCTTCAAGCTGAGAAAGGGAGATGAACAAAGACTGGTGGACTCAGTCGCTTCCAGGATACCGCAGTGGAAGGGAAGATTGCTAAACATGGCTGGAAGGACGGCATTGGCCAGGGCCACGCTCTCGGCAATCCCAATACACATGTTTATAGCGCTGTGTCTCTCGCAGTGGGCGATCGAGCAAATTGATAAGCGGCGACGCACTTTCATTTGGTGTGGTGAGCAGACAGTTACTGCAGGAAAGTGCAAGGTGGCCTGGAAAACAGTCTATAAACCACGCGAACTCGGTGGGCAGGGCGTGATTGATCTGTGA